The following proteins are co-located in the Calliphora vicina chromosome 2, idCalVici1.1, whole genome shotgun sequence genome:
- the LOC135951664 gene encoding beta-1,4-glucuronyltransferase 1 has product MTIRKISQNHVVSFLCRKYLEIITFITLVALLCVLLSTQFLTSYQTLKVNYVTTTNISQFAMPHTKEVEKTVKSNLNLISIKSQSETIENENELPLKTQLKNILNCRDIPLSMEKMQYGQYWLIKNYIRGRRSTEMGCAESITYTTNGDYTFMENLPTVVKRWSAPVSFAIYAPGDDYDVTMDSILYALNCLPESELIRDYVTFHIYFPKNHLPSFIAKNENEALQWPYDCELQAPYSNVNRSEMYKTMKNLTYPINVGRNIARKTANTYFIFACDIELYPSLGLVDKFLEMVIRDPSAVLEGEKPKVFVLPVFEVQKNATLPDNKEQLQHMLNKSMAIPFHKFVCSNCHLVPKQKEWVKANSSDELEVFTVGKRYDKFLYWEPFYISDNKEPIFDERVTWEGQSNKRIQNYAMCLMDYEYHILHPAFLVHAPGIKVLNVKSNETKTRWNYAAAMNKVIRREIMPEYAVLFGKNKRCAV; this is encoded by the exons atgaccattcgaaaaatttcccaaaaccaTGTTGTATCCTTTCTTTGCCgcaaatatttggaaattatAACCTTCATCACATTAGTTGCCTTGTTATGTGTGCTCCTAAGCACACAATTTCTAACATCATACCAAACATTAAAAGTTAATTATGTTACTACAACAAATATATCTCAATTCGCAATGCCTCATACAAAAGAAGTGGAGAAAACAGTGAAAAGTAATTTAAATCTCATTTCAATAAAGTCGCAGTCTGAAACAATTGAAAACGAAAACGAGTTACCCTTAAAAACGCAactaaaaaatatcttaaattgtcGTGACATTCCTCTGAGCATGGAGAAGATGCAGTATGGCCAGTATTGGTTGATTAAGAATTATATACGTGGCCGCAGAAGTACGGAAATGGGTTGTGCCGAGTCCATAACATACACCACAAATGGAGATTATACGTTTATGGAGAATTTACCAACAGTTGTAAAGCG TTGGTCTGCTCCCGTTAGCTTTGCAATTTATGCACCCGGTGATGACTACGATGTCACCATGGACTCCATACTCTATGCTCTCAATTGTCTGCCTGAAAGTGAACTTATACGAGATTATGTCACATTTCACATCTACTTCCCCAAGAACCATCTGCCCTCCTTTATAGCCAAAAACGAAAATGAAGCCCTACAATGGCCCTACGATTGTGAGCTGCAGGCTCCCTACTCAAATGTTAATCGTTCGGAAATGTACAAGACCATGAAAAATCTAACGTATCCCATAAATGTTGGTCGTAATATTGCTCGGAAAACCGCCaatacatatttcatatttgCCTGTGATATAGAGCTCTATCCCAGTTTGGGTTTAGTGGACAAATTTCTGGAAATGGTGATAAGAGATCCATCGGCTGTTTTGGAGGGTGAAAAACCTAAGGTTTTTGTTTTGCCCGTCTTTGAAGTGCAAAAAAATGCTACCCTACCGGATAATAAAGAGCAGTTACAGCATATGTTAAACAAGTCTATGGCCATACCATTTCATAAATTTGTATGTTCGAATTGTCATTTGGTGCCCAAACAAAAGGAATGGGTAAAGGCCAATAGCAGCGATGAACTGGAAGTATTTACTGTGGGCAAACGTTATGATAAGTTTCTTTATTGGGAGCCCTTCTATATTAGCGACAACAAAGAGCCCATTTTCGATGAACGTGTCACTTGGGAGGGTCAATCGAATAAACGTATACAAAATTATGCCATGTGTTTGATGGACTATGAATATCACATTTTACATCCTGCCTTTCTGGTACATGCACCCGGTATTAAAGTGCTGAATGTAAAGTCTAATGAGACCAAAACAAGATGGAATTATGCAGCGGCTATGAATAAGGTTATACGTCGTGAAATTATGCCCGAATATGCAGTGCTGTTTGGTAAAAATAAACGTTGTGCGGTGTAG